The Pseudodesulfovibrio sediminis genome includes the window AGTTGCTTGACGTTAATTTTTCGGTAGAGGGCCAGCCGGTCTGTCGTATTCCCAAAACCGGTCCGCTGGTGGCTGTCTGCAACCATCCCTTTGGCGTGCTGGAAGGGCTGTTGCTGGTCAAGGCCCTGCGCGAGGTGCGGTCGGATATCAAGATCATGGCCAACTTCATGCTCGGAAAAATTCCCGAGATGGACGAACTGCTCATCGAGGTGGACCCGTTCGGTAAAGAGGAGTCCGCCAAAAAGAATATCGCGGGTCTCAAAAAATCCATGCGCTGGATCAAGGATGGGGGCATGCTCATCGTTTTTCCGGCGGGCGAGGTCTCCAGTCTGAAGGTCAAAAAGGCCATGGTCAGCGACCCGATCTGGAGCCCCATGATAGGCCGTATTATCCGCAAGACCGGCGCCTCCGTGCTTCCGGTCTTTTTTGATGGCCGCAACTCCGGCCTGTTCCAGACGCTGGGGTTGATCCATCCCAGGCTGCGAACCGTGCTACTGCCGCATGAAAACCTGAAGCACGCGGCAAAAGGGGCTATCCGCATGCGTTTCGGGACAACCATTCCGGGCAGCAGGATCAGCGAGTTCGCAGACGAGCACGAATTGATGAGCTATCTGCGCTTTCGAACCTATCTGCTCCGTCAGGACAGGAAATCCCGGTTCGGATTCAAGCCCAAGGAAGAGCGCCGTAAAATGGCGCCCATTGCCACCTCACGCGGCAAGCATATTCTGGCTTCCGAGGTGGCCAGTCTGTCTGACGAGCATATCCTCATTCAGAATGAAACCTTCACTGTCTTTCACGCCGGGGCCTTCGAGATTCCCCGTATCCTGCGCGAGATAGGTATTCGCCGAGAGGAAACATTCCGTCAGGTTGGCGAGGGAACCGGTCTGCCCATGGATATCGATATCTTTGACGACACCTACCGGCATCTCGTGCTCTGGAATCACAAGGAGCGAGAGGTGGCAGGGGCGTATCGATTCGGTTTGACGGATGAACTTCTGCAGGAACACGGCGCAGCCGGGCTGTATACGTCCACCCTGTTCAACTATCGTGAGAGCTTCCTGCGTGACCTCGGTCCGGCCCTGGAGATGGGGCGGTCGTTTATTATTCCGAAATACCAGAAGAGTTATCAACCGCTCCTGCTGCTGTGGAAGGGCGTGGCCGCGTTTGTGGTGCAGAATCCGAAGTACTCCAAGCTCTTTGGCTGTGTGTCCATTTCCAGTGACTACTCCGGGCTTTCCCAGGAGTTGATCATCGGGTTCATGGAGCGACACTGTTCCCTGCCGGAGCTGGCAGGCATGGCCCATCCCAAGCGACCGCCCAAGGTCAAGAAGCTCAAGAAGGTGGATTTCACCCTGCCGGAAAGTGTGTTCAACGACCCGGATGACGTTATTGAGATGGTCCGCAATGTTGAAAAGGATGGCCGCGGCATACCCGTGTTGCTCAAGCAGTATCTCAAGCTGGGTGGCAAGATCATCGGGTTCAATGTGGACCCGGACTTCGGCAACTGCCTGGACGGGTTGATTCTCGTTGATCTCATGCAGTCCGATCCCAAAGTCCTGTCCCGGTTCATGGGGAAAAATGGTGTGGAGCAGTTTCTGCAAGCCAATGAAAAGGTGGATATGCCGGTTCTGGACAGCGGGTACGTGGCGGCCTGATCTCTCGGAGATCACGGCGGCAAAGGCGTTTTCAGCGCTTTTCCCTGTGAACACTTGGCATCACGAGAAGATGAGCATATAAGGCGTGCATGCGAAAAACATTGCTCACCCTTATGGTCCTGATGATAGTGGCTGTGTTCGCCGGATGTACTGATTCCGCCGAAACGACATCACCCAGCAAGAAGAAAAGCGAATCGCCAGCCCAGTCGGCTCCGGTGTCTGCAAAAGACGGCGAAGACCTTGGAGGGTGTGATCCCAGATATCAGGCCTTATATGATCAGGCCCAGATCGAAGTGCCCGGTCAGGGCGAAGGCGAGGTCCTGATCATCAGTGACCCCCTGTGTTGGCATTGCCGCTTGGCAAACAAGCTCATGGGTGAATATTCCGACCTGTTCGGCTCGTACCGTCTCTCATTCTTTCCGCGCAGAAGTTTTATCGGTTCAGATATGGCCGCCTGGATTCTGGAAGACGCCGTGGGCACCGACCGCCTGAAGAAGTTGCTTGATTTTGCCTATACGGACTTGAAAAAGGCCAAAACGACCGACCTCGAAACAGCCCGCATGCTGATGCTCATTCAGTTTACCAAGGCGTTCCCGGAGCTGGTCGAGGGCACGACCATCGAGAAACTCTACGAGCAGTTGCAGCTCAAGCACGAACTCCATGTCCTCAAAAGCGCACAACTTGCCAAGGATTTGCATCTCCCCGGCACGCCGGTGCTTGTCGTCGGAAAGCGCTTGATAGTCGGCTTCGGCCCGGAGGAGTGGATCAAGGCACTGAAAGAGAAATCAGTCTGCCCATAGAGTTTGAAGAATGAATTGATTGAAAAAGGCCTCGACTAGAGGCCTTTTTTCTTTTCAATCCATTTCTCCACATGCGGCTGGTCATACTTGGCGAACATGTCCAGCAGTTCGCCTGAATTGGCGTGGTAGCCGATTTGATTCCAGGTCAAATACTTGTGAAATAAAACACAATGTGCCTTCTTTGGTTAAAATTAAATAAATCATATATTTATCAAGCTAAGCA containing:
- a CDS encoding lysophospholipid acyltransferase family protein produces the protein MDDRTHGPLFNLDSPFVDPVRHTLFSMVKKPLSKLLRLDTLNTMYSALHATGSDAPFLDKAMELLDVNFSVEGQPVCRIPKTGPLVAVCNHPFGVLEGLLLVKALREVRSDIKIMANFMLGKIPEMDELLIEVDPFGKEESAKKNIAGLKKSMRWIKDGGMLIVFPAGEVSSLKVKKAMVSDPIWSPMIGRIIRKTGASVLPVFFDGRNSGLFQTLGLIHPRLRTVLLPHENLKHAAKGAIRMRFGTTIPGSRISEFADEHELMSYLRFRTYLLRQDRKSRFGFKPKEERRKMAPIATSRGKHILASEVASLSDEHILIQNETFTVFHAGAFEIPRILREIGIRREETFRQVGEGTGLPMDIDIFDDTYRHLVLWNHKEREVAGAYRFGLTDELLQEHGAAGLYTSTLFNYRESFLRDLGPALEMGRSFIIPKYQKSYQPLLLLWKGVAAFVVQNPKYSKLFGCVSISSDYSGLSQELIIGFMERHCSLPELAGMAHPKRPPKVKKLKKVDFTLPESVFNDPDDVIEMVRNVEKDGRGIPVLLKQYLKLGGKIIGFNVDPDFGNCLDGLILVDLMQSDPKVLSRFMGKNGVEQFLQANEKVDMPVLDSGYVAA
- a CDS encoding DsbA family protein, which encodes MRKTLLTLMVLMIVAVFAGCTDSAETTSPSKKKSESPAQSAPVSAKDGEDLGGCDPRYQALYDQAQIEVPGQGEGEVLIISDPLCWHCRLANKLMGEYSDLFGSYRLSFFPRRSFIGSDMAAWILEDAVGTDRLKKLLDFAYTDLKKAKTTDLETARMLMLIQFTKAFPELVEGTTIEKLYEQLQLKHELHVLKSAQLAKDLHLPGTPVLVVGKRLIVGFGPEEWIKALKEKSVCP